The genomic region TTTCTCCTGCCGGTCACACTCTTCTTTTAGAATATAAAATACTTTCGCCATATCTTCCTCTTGTACAAGAATATATAATAATATACATCATATTGTACACTAAGTCAATAAATATTCTAAGATTATCAATGTTCCTTTTCCTCCAGGTACTTCTCCACCGACCACGCCGCGACAGCTCCGTCCCCGGCCGCGGTAACCACCTGGCGGAACGGCTTGCTCCGGCAGTCTCCCGCCGCGAACACGCCCGGGATATTCGTCTTCATATCCCCGTCGGTCATAATAAACCCCTTCTCGTCGAGCGAAACCCCCAGCCCGGAAAGGTACGCCGTATTCGGGTCGCCCCCCAGATAGAGGAAAATCCCGTCTACAGCGAGCTCCGACGGCGCGCCGGTTTTGACATTCCGCAGCGTCAGCTTTTCGAGCTTCTTGTCGCCGTGAAGGGTGTCTATCACGGTATCCCATAGTATTTCTATTTTTTCATTCTTCAGCGCGCGTTCCTGCACGATCTTCGACGCGCGGAGCTGGTTCCGTCGATGGACGACATAGACCTTGCTCGCGAACTTGGTGAGGAACACAGCCTCGACTATCGCGGAATCTCCCCCGCCGATCACAGCCGCGACCTTGTTACGGTAGAACGCCGCGTCGCATGTCGCGCAGAAGGAAATACCGTTACCGATATAT from Brevinematales bacterium harbors:
- the trxB gene encoding thioredoxin-disulfide reductase gives rise to the protein MFDTAVIGAGPAGLTSAIYTSRGLLKTVVIEKVGSGGQAALTDDIENYPGFPEGVNGYELTQKMDEQAKKFGAWFEYGEVNSIAREKDLFTVNMTDKSYQARTIIITTGVTPKRLNLPGEEKYIGNGISFCATCDAAFYRNKVAAVIGGGDSAIVEAVFLTKFASKVYVVHRRNQLRASKIVQERALKNEKIEILWDTVIDTLHGDKKLEKLTLRNVKTGAPSELAVDGIFLYLGGDPNTAYLSGLGVSLDEKGFIMTDGDMKTNIPGVFAAGDCRSKPFRQVVTAAGDGAVAAWSVEKYLEEKEH